DNA sequence from the Bacillus pumilus genome:
GTTTGTTGAAACAGTGGCAAACCGTATTATCGAAGTGACGCCAAATGGCATCGTCGATAAACAAACAACATATGATGAGTTCTTATCAGATCAAGAGATTCAAAAGAGACTCGTTGAGCTTTATGCGTAAATAAGAAAAGACATCCAATTGTGGATGTCTTTTTTTTTCGATTAAATCGCCCAATTCCCATTACGGAAGATCGGTTCACGTTTTCCGTCTTTTGTAATACCGTCAATATTCATTTCCTTTGAACCAATCATGAAATCGACGTGTGTGATACTGTTGTTTACACCAGCTGCATCCAATTCTTCACGATTCATCTCTTTTCCGCCTTCGATATTGAACGCATATCCGCTGCCGATGGCAAGGTGGTTCGATGCGTTTTCATCATAAAGGGTATTGTAATAGAGAATATTCGAGTTTGAGATTGGTGAATCATCTGGTACAAGAGCAACCTCACCTAGATAATGAGAGCCTTCATCTGTTTCAACGAGCGAAGTTAAAATGTCTTCGCCTTCCTTCGCTTTCACATCGACAATTCGGCCATTTTCAAATGTTAAAGTAAACTCATCAATGATATTTCCTGCATAGCTGAGCGGTTTTGTGCTTGAGACAGTCCCATTTACACCGTCTTTTTTAGGTACAGTAAAGACTTCTTCTGTCGGCATGTTAGCCATGAAAGAGACGCCGCGCTCACTCACGCTGCCGGCACCTACCCAAATGTGCTGCTCAGGGAGCTCAATCGTTAAATCAGTGCCAGGAGCATCATAATGAAGCTTGTGGTAGTGGCGCTCATTTAGGATTTTGACCTTTTCATTTAGCAACTCATCGTGCTTTTTCCAAGCCTCCACAGGATCTGCTTGATCAGCGCGAGCGACTTTAAAGATTTGATCCCATAATAAAGCGACAGCTTCTTCATCTGTCTGGTCAGGGAAAATCTTTTTCGCCCAATCTTTTGATGCAGCGCCTACGACCGTCCAAGCCACTTTGTCTGATTGAACGTATTGGCGATATGTATGAAGGGCGGATCCAGCGGCTTTTTGCTGTGCAGCGATTTTTTTCGAATCAATGCCTCGCAGAAGGTCAGGGCTTTCTGACAAGATCGTGATAAAAGCGCCGCCGCGTTTTGCGATGGTTTCCATCATCTGTGCTTCCCATTCTGGGAATTGCTCAAACACATCCTGCGGTGCATGTTCATATTTTAAACGAGCAAGAACACCATCACTCCAGCGGATATGTACGTTTTTCGCCCCGTGCTCATACGCATGTTTCGCGACAAGACGAACAAGGTCTGCAGATTCAGTAGATGCAGATACGACGACTTCTTGTTCTTTTTGAACATTCACACCGACTTCAACGATGGTCTTCGCATATTGATCTAATTGTTTTTCAAATGTACTCATAAAAACCCTCCTTTAGTCATGTTCATCATATCAGATTTAAGACCGGAAAGGAAAATGGGGAGCACGCGAAAGGCCAAAATAAAAAAGCCGCTTTCATGCGGCTTTTTTAGCGGTTCAGTTGTTTCACAGGCTGTGCATTAGAAGGGGGCATATGTGAAAACGACAGGCTCATTCCTCCTAATATAATACCCGTTAAAATGACTGTGACAACGACCCGTTTACCTAAATCAAGCAACATGTTCTTCCTCCTTCACGTTTATCCATTCCTCACGATATGATCGAAATGATAAAAAAAGAAGTAGAACAAGAAGATTATTTTAATGTTTTTTGCAATTTATGAATGACTTCTAGTGAACGACCTGTTCCGATTGCGACAGACTCAAGTGGATTTGCTGCAATATGAACTGGAACGACAATCTCCTGTGAGAGCCATTCTTGAATCCCGTTTAACAAAGCGCCACCGCCGGTTAAGATCACGCCGCGGTCTACGATGTCACCACTAAGCTCTGGAGGGCTGTCCTCTAATGTGGCACGAATCGCCTCTAAAATATGAAGAAGTGACTCTCGCATGGCACCTTGAATTTCATGAGATTCAAGTGTGATCGTTTTTGGAAGACCTGTCACCAGATCACGTCCACGTACTTCTAATGACTCTGGCTCATGCTCAATGAGACAATAACCAATTTCCATTTTAACTTGCTCAGCTGTCCGCTCGCCGATTAATAGGTTATATTTCTTTCGGACAAACGTAATGATATCTTCATCCAGCTGATCTCCGCCAATTCGAATGGAATGACAAGAGACAACGCCGCCAAACGAAATGATGGCAACTTCCGTTGTTCCTCCGCCAATATCAACTACGACGTTTGCAACAGGCTCATCTACTGGGAGATCAGCGCCGATTGCGGCTGCAACAGGTTCTTCTATTAAATGCACGTGCTTTGCTCCGCAGTTTTTCACAGCATCACTGATGGCACGACGCTCAACAGCTGTTGAACCAGAAGGTGTACATACGACGACCGTTGGTTTTCTGAAGGTAAACCCGATATTTTTTCCTGCTTTTTTCATGATTTGTTTGAGTAAATCTGTTGTCATATCATAATCAGCGATGACACCGTCTTTCATCGGACGGATCGCCACAATTTTCCCAGGTGTTTTCCCAATCATTTCTTTTGCTTCTGTTCCGACGGCAAGTACAGTTTTTGTTTCTGTATCGACTGCCACGACGGATGGTTCATTTAAAATAATTCCCTTATTTTTACTATAAACCAATATGTTAGCTGTTCCTAAATCAATTCCAATTTCGGCATTTTGAAACATGTTTTCACCCAATCTCTATTTTTGCTGTTTTAAACAATTTTACATTTAAAAGTTCAGAGGGTTGAGGTCATTTGTGGGGGTTTGTGATGACCTTGAAATGAACTTGTAAAATTCAAGTATCATTTTGACAATCACAATAAATTTTCCCTTTGTTTTTTCTTTTATAAAAAAAATTTTTATAGAGGAGAAACCTTTTGAGAATCTCTTACGTCTACGATATATCAATTGGTGAAAAACAGATTGATCTTGAGCTAATGAAAGAAAGAGGGAACGAAATTGAAATCTATCGGAGTCGTAAGAAAAGTAGACGAACTAGGGCGTATTGTGATGCCAATCGAATTAAGAAGAGCACTTGATATTGCCATTAAAGACAGTATGGAATTTTTTATAGATGGGGAGAAAATCGTCTTGAAAAAATACAAGCCAGAGGGTGTTTGCCTCATGACTGGTGAGATTACATCAGAGAACCATGATTATGGAAATGGTCAAATTACATTAAGCGCTGAAGGCGCAGAACTACTCTTAAAAGAGCTACAAGAAGCTCTTCAGCAGTAATGAAAAAAGCCTGCTCTCTTCCTTTGTGCGGAGAACAGGCTTTTTTTCTGAAAAAGTTCCTTAAAAATGCCCCATCTCCCTCAAAAAATAAGTGGAAAATGGTACAATTGACAAAGAATCTCAGGGCGGCAGGTGGAATCATTTGAACAAAACATATCAAGTGCGGATCGTGTTATCTGTTCTTGCATTTATTTTAATATTAAGCTGGGATTTCTTTTATTATCTAGGCGGCTATCAAATTAATTGGCCGCTCGATCTAGCCTTTACAGTCCTTGTTCTAACAGGGATCTGGGTTGTCTCAGGCTATGTAGACCGCTTAAATCTATTTGTGTCAGACTTAAATACGAGAGAGAAAGAAGCACAGGAACTGACAGAGCGGCTGAATCGAATCACAGATAACTTGCAAGAAATCGTCTTTGAAACAAACGAAAAAGGTGAAATTATTTTTTTAAATCAAGCATGGACACAAATGACAGGCTATGACATTGATGAATGTCTAGGCACCATGTACAATCAGTACTTTGATCAAGAGGAACGCGTGGTGCAGCATTTGTTATCTGTGATCAAGGAGCATAAGGATGCGGGGCGGGTAGAACTGCAGCTTCTACATAAAGAGGGAAAGAAGGTATGGGGAGACGTTCATTACAAGCTCTATTTTGATGAGCATCACCAGTTTACCGGAGGAATTGGAACAGTAGCTGATATTACGAAACAAAAGCAGGCAAAGCTTGAGCTTGAAAGATCCAATCAGCAATTGCAAATGCAGGCGCAAAAGCTGGCCGTCGCTGGACAAATAGCCGCTGGAATCGCCCATGAAGTCAGAAATCCACTGACATCAGTAAATGGTTTTTTACAGCTGATGAAGACACAATATCCTGAAAGAACCGATTATTTTGACATTATCTTCTCTGAAATTAAACGGATTGATTTTGTTTTAAGTGAGTTGCTTGTATTGGCTAAGCCTCAAGCGGTCCATTTTCAAGAAGTCCAGCTTCATGAGCTTCTAGAACAAGTGATTACTTTATTAAAAACAAATGCCGTTCTTTCAAATATTGATCTCAAGCAGCCATTTAAAAGGCAGGATGCCGGTGCAATCCTAGCAGACGCTAACCAAATGAAGCAGCTGTTCATTAATTTAATCAAAAATGCGATTGAGGCAATGCCAGAAGGTGGCAGCATATACATATCTACAGAAAAAGTATTGAATGAATGGAAGATTACCATTCAAGATGAAGGAAAAGGGATGTCTGAAGAAGATATTCAAAAAATATAT
Encoded proteins:
- a CDS encoding protein YkpC (YkpC, a protein of only 43 or 44 amino acids, is found broadly in the genus Bacillus.), whose product is MLLDLGKRVVVTVILTGIILGGMSLSFSHMPPSNAQPVKQLNR
- a CDS encoding AbrB/MazE/SpoVT family DNA-binding domain-containing protein, whose product is MKSIGVVRKVDELGRIVMPIELRRALDIAIKDSMEFFIDGEKIVLKKYKPEGVCLMTGEITSENHDYGNGQITLSAEGAELLLKELQEALQQ
- a CDS encoding aminopeptidase, whose protein sequence is MSTFEKQLDQYAKTIVEVGVNVQKEQEVVVSASTESADLVRLVAKHAYEHGAKNVHIRWSDGVLARLKYEHAPQDVFEQFPEWEAQMMETIAKRGGAFITILSESPDLLRGIDSKKIAAQQKAAGSALHTYRQYVQSDKVAWTVVGAASKDWAKKIFPDQTDEEAVALLWDQIFKVARADQADPVEAWKKHDELLNEKVKILNERHYHKLHYDAPGTDLTIELPEQHIWVGAGSVSERGVSFMANMPTEEVFTVPKKDGVNGTVSSTKPLSYAGNIIDEFTLTFENGRIVDVKAKEGEDILTSLVETDEGSHYLGEVALVPDDSPISNSNILYYNTLYDENASNHLAIGSGYAFNIEGGKEMNREELDAAGVNNSITHVDFMIGSKEMNIDGITKDGKREPIFRNGNWAI
- the mreBH gene encoding rod-share determining protein MreBH — its product is MFQNAEIGIDLGTANILVYSKNKGIILNEPSVVAVDTETKTVLAVGTEAKEMIGKTPGKIVAIRPMKDGVIADYDMTTDLLKQIMKKAGKNIGFTFRKPTVVVCTPSGSTAVERRAISDAVKNCGAKHVHLIEEPVAAAIGADLPVDEPVANVVVDIGGGTTEVAIISFGGVVSCHSIRIGGDQLDEDIITFVRKKYNLLIGERTAEQVKMEIGYCLIEHEPESLEVRGRDLVTGLPKTITLESHEIQGAMRESLLHILEAIRATLEDSPPELSGDIVDRGVILTGGGALLNGIQEWLSQEIVVPVHIAANPLESVAIGTGRSLEVIHKLQKTLK
- a CDS encoding ATP-binding protein — encoded protein: MNKTYQVRIVLSVLAFILILSWDFFYYLGGYQINWPLDLAFTVLVLTGIWVVSGYVDRLNLFVSDLNTREKEAQELTERLNRITDNLQEIVFETNEKGEIIFLNQAWTQMTGYDIDECLGTMYNQYFDQEERVVQHLLSVIKEHKDAGRVELQLLHKEGKKVWGDVHYKLYFDEHHQFTGGIGTVADITKQKQAKLELERSNQQLQMQAQKLAVAGQIAAGIAHEVRNPLTSVNGFLQLMKTQYPERTDYFDIIFSEIKRIDFVLSELLVLAKPQAVHFQEVQLHELLEQVITLLKTNAVLSNIDLKQPFKRQDAGAILADANQMKQLFINLIKNAIEAMPEGGSIYISTEKVLNEWKITIQDEGKGMSEEDIQKIYDPFFSTKKEGTGLGLTICATILKDHHGRMDVSSELGKGTAFHIYLPVCQKSRQQQVERT